One window from the genome of Myxocyprinus asiaticus isolate MX2 ecotype Aquarium Trade chromosome 30, UBuf_Myxa_2, whole genome shotgun sequence encodes:
- the LOC127421240 gene encoding transcription termination factor 1, mitochondrial-like, protein MAQRQILSLLWPVRRCGLWPVMSRSHCQNIITISRFCSSRQMNPEPPPVHPENESLLENLSSMGLDLNMARRRQPGVLRKLLTNEQGVAYFLKSKGADQETIASIISRFLRSITRSCQHLEECWQLWRNIFKSNNEVVGILSRSRSPESFFRSSDNENLEKNIAFLRSLGITPKDLHRLLTTAPRTFSNSVELNRI, encoded by the coding sequence ATGGCACAGAGGCAGATCCTGTCCCTGCTGTGGCCCGTGAGGAGATGTGGACTATGGCCGGTGATGTCCCGCTCTCACTGTCAGAACATCATCACGATCTCTCGGTTCTGCAGCTCCAGACAGATGAACCCTGAACCTCCTCCAGTTCACCCAGAGAACGAGTCTCTTCTGGAGAATCTCTCCAGCATGGGCTTGGACCTTAACATGGCCCGCCGCCGACAGCCAGGCGTTCTCCGTAAACTCCTCACCAACGAACAAGGTGTCGCCTACTTCCTGAAGAGCAAAGGTGCCGACCAGGAGACCATCGCCAGCATCATCTCTCGTTTCCTGCGATCCATCACCCGCTCCTGTCAGCACCTGGAGGAATGCTGGCAGCTGTGGAGGAACATTTTCAAGAGCAACAACGAGGTGGTCGGAATCTTGTCGCGCTCGCGCTCGCCCGAGTCCTTCTTCCGTTCTAGCGACAACGAAAACCTGGAGAAGAACATCGCTTTCTTGAGATCTTTGGGAATCACTCCTAAAGATCTACACCGGCTGCTCACAACAGCACCACGGACGTTCTCCAACAGCGTGGAGCTCAACAGGATATAa